In the genome of Helicovermis profundi, the window ACTTAATGCTTCTATTGAAGCTGCAAGAGCTGGAGAACATGGAAGAGGTTTTGCAGTAGTAGCAGAAGAGATAAGAAAGCTTGCAGAAGAGTCATCAACTGCTGCTGATCAAGTAAGAGAAATTGTTACAAATATTCAAGCTGATAGTAAAAATGCGGTTGAGAGTGTAAGTCAAATGAAAGAAATTTCAGATGAACAATTAACTGCAGTTAAAGGAGTAAATGATGCATTTGATATGATTACAGTAAGTGTTACTGAAATTAGTGGATCGGTAAACCAAATAGTAGAATACAAAGATATGATAGAAGAAAACAAAAATGGTTTGCTTGAAGCTATTGAAAACATATCAGCCGTATCAGAAGAAACTGCGGCAGCTTCAGAAGAAGTAAATGCTTCTATGGAGCAACAAACATTTGCAGTAGAAGAAGTAGCAAAAGCTGCTGAAAAATTAAATGAAATTGCTTTAGAATTAAATACAGAAATTGATAAATTTAAAATTTAGTGCGATTGATTTTTAGCTTTAGATAGATTCAAAGTCATTGGATAAAGAAACTAAAAGAACTGGTTTGTAAGAAAAATTACAAGCCAGTTTTTACATTTTTATAATACCTAATTAGAAAGATTGTTTTTACTTTTGATATAAATTTTACTATAATGAATATGATTATTTTAATAGTAATGCTGACCTTAAGTTGGAGGAAAATATGTATATTGTAGTTGGACTAGGAAATCCTGGAAAAAAATATTCCGGAACAAAGCATAATATAGGTTTTGAAACTATTGATTATATGGCTAGAAAATATGACATTAAAGTCATTAAATCAAAGCACAAAGCGCTTATAGGTGAGGGTATAATAGAAAATGAAAAAGTAATATTTGTAAAACCACAGACTTTTATGAATTTAAGTGGTGAATCAGTTATGAAAATAGTAAATTACTATGATATTCCACTTGATAAGTTAATATTAATATATGATGATATTGATACAGAACTTGGTAAAATTAGAATTAGAAAAAAGGGAAGTGCTGGAACACATAATGGTATGAAAAATATTATATATTTACTTAATGATGATAACTTTACGCGCATTAGAATTGGTATTGGAAAACCAAGTAGAGACTTAGTTGACTATGTACTAAGTGGGTTTAAAAAAGAAGAAATTCCCTTGATTGAAGAAAGTGTAATTACGGCATCAAATGCTGTTGCTTCGATTCTTAAAGATGATGTTGATAAGGCGATGAATTTGTACAATAAGAGGTAAAGATGAAAAAAACATTTTATAATTCAATTAGTAAATCAAAAGAATTTTTAGAAATAAATAAGAGTTTAAAAGAAGGAATTTCACCGATATATTTACACGGTCTTTGGAGTTCTGTTTCAGCACATCTAATTTCAGCGATTACTAATAAGGGCAAGAAAAACACTGTAATTATTGTTAGCGACGAAATAGAGGCGAAATTAATAGAAGATGATTTGAAAATGTTTTATAAAGACGTTTATCGTTTCCCGCATCGTGAGATTACTTTTTTTGATTCATTTGCTCATTCAAGACAAATTGAAAATAAAAGAATTGAAACAATTAACAATATAGTTATAGGAAGTAAGGGTATTTTCATTTTAACTATAGATTCAATAATGCAAAATGTTTCATCAATAGAAAAATATAAAAATAGTATACTTTTTGATTTTTCATCTACTTATGATTTGGAAAAATTACTAATAAAACTTATTGAATTTGGTTATGAAAGAACAGAGTTAGTTGAAAGCTTAGGACAATTTTCTATAAGAGGTGGAATTCTAGATATTTATTCACCAATGCACGAATTTCCTATAAGAATTGAATTTTTTGATGATGAAATTGACTCAATAAGATATTTTGATCTAACTAATCAACTTTCTATTGATAAAATAGATGAGGCCATTATTTATGTTGCAAGAGAAGACATTCTTTTGGAAAAAGAGAAAATTAAATTAATTTGTGCTTTAGAAAAGATAAGTTCAAAAGAAAAAACAAATGCTAAAGTTAATGAATTACTCGATAATTTGAAAAACAATATAGTAATTAATAATTTAATTAATTATATAGGTTTAATAGATGATGAAAAAAATACAATTTTAGATTATTTTGATAATGATTCAATTGTATTTTTTGTAAATCCACTAAAAATAAAAGAAAAAGCAAAATTTATAAGAGAAGATTTCGTAGAAAATTTCAAAAATAATTTAGAAAATAAAAAAGCTTTTAAAGAGCAATCAGAAATTATCATGAATTTTGAATTCATAGTAAAAAAAATATTAAAACATAAAGTTGTTGCTCTAGATACAATTAAAAAACAAATTAATTTCTTGAAATTTGAGGAAATACTAAAATTTAATACAATTGAAGCGCCGCTCTACCACAGTAAAATGGATAATTTTTGTAAAGATATTGAGAGCTTTAAATATAGAGGCTACAAAATAATAATAGTTTTAAATGGAAATGAAAAATGTGAACGATTTAAGGTAGAATTAGAAGATAGAGGAATTACGGCTAATGTTGATTATGAATTCTTTAATGAAATTTTAACATCTCAAATCACAATAGGATCAGGCGAATTACGAGAAGGATATATTTTAAGTACTTTTAAGTTAATAGTATTAACCGAAAAGGAAATTTTTGGTTTAGATAATTCAAGAAGAATACGAAAGAAGAGAAGCAAAGATAGAATTATTAAAAGTTTTAATGAACTTACTGTTGGAAGCTATGTTGTTCATGAAAATCATGGTATTGGTAAATATATAGGTATAGACCAGCTTTCGGTTGATGGAATGAAAAAAGATTATCTTAAAATTAAATATTCTGGAGAAGATTTTTTATATATACCAGTTGAGCAAATGGATTCTCTGCAAAAATATATTGGATCAAATGAAGATAAAACAAAGCTCAGTAAAATGGGTGGAAGCGAATGGAAAAAAAGCAAAACTAAAGTAAAAAAAGCAATTGAAGATATTACTGAAGAGTTAATGAAACTTTACTCTGCAAGAAGTAAACAAAAGGGTTTTGTTTTTAGTAAAGATACAGAGTGGCAAAATCAATTTGAAAGCATTTTTCCGTATCAAGAAACTGAGGATCAACTTAAATGCATAGAAGAAATTAAAAGTGATATGGAAAAAGAACTTCCAATGGAAAGATTACTCTGCGGAGATGTTGGTTATGGAAAAACAGAAGTTGCTATCAGAGCTGTTTTTAAAGCAGTAATGGATTCAAAACAAGTTGCTATTTTAGTACCTACAACAATTCTTGCCCAGCAACATTATACAAACTTAGTAGAAAGATTTTCTAAGTTTCCTGTAAGAGTGGATATGCTTAGTAGATTTAGAACAAAAAAACAACAAGATGTAATAATTGAAAATGTAAGAACTGGTGTTGTTGATGTAATAATTGGTACTCATAGAATTCTTTCGAAGGATATGGAATTTAAGGATCTTGGATTATTAATTATTGATGAAGAACAACGATTTGGAGTTAAACATAAAGAAAAAATTAAACATTTAAAAAAATCGGTTGATGTGCTTTCTTTAACAGCAACTCCTATTCCAAGAACTCTCCACATGTCTTTAATTGGAATAAGGGATATGAGTGTTATTGAAGATCCACCGTTGGATAGATATCCAATACAAACCTATGTTGTTGAATTCGATGATAATTTAATTGCTGAAGCTATTAGTAGAGAAGTTTCAAGAGGTGGACAAGTTTATTTTGTACACAATAGAGTAAACGATATTGATAAAATCACTCTTAAACTTCAAAGTATGGTTCAGGGAGTGGATATTAGGTATGCTCATGGTCAAATGAGTGAGAGAAAGTTAGAAAAAATTATGATAGATTTTACCAATAAGGAATTTGATGTTTTGGTTTGTACTACTATTATTGAAACAGGACTCGATATTGCAAATACCAATACTATAATAATAAATAATGCAGATAAAATGGGACTTTCTCAGCTATATCAACTTAGAGGGAGAGTGGGAAGAAGTAACAGAATTGCCTATGCTTACCTTATGTATCAAAAGGATAAGGTTCTTACTGAGGTAGCTGAAAAAAGGTTAAAAGCTTTAAAAGAATTTACTGAACTTGGAGCGGGTTTTAAAATATCTATGAAGGATCTTGAAATTAGAGGTACTGGTAATATACTAGGTTCTCAGCAACATGGGCACCTTGCATCAATAGGGTATGAAATGTACTGCAAAATGCTCGAAGAATCGGTTAGCGCAGCAAAGGGAGAGATTGTAGTAAAACCAATTGAGACACTTGTTGAATTTAATATTAACGCCTATATACCAGATGATTTTGTAACAGTTGAAGAACATAAACTGGATTTATATAAAAAAATATCTTCAGTAAGAGGTAGGGAAGATTGCAATAAAATTGAAGAAGAAATAGAAGATAGATTTGGAACGTTGCCGCAGTCAGTTTATAATCTAATAGAAATTTCCTATGCGAAATCACTTGGTCAAACTTTGAGAATTTTAGTAATAAGAGAAAGTGATGATGGATTTAGCTTAAAACTTGATCAATCAACTCCTATTGACCCTAGAACTATAGAAAAATGCTTTGATGAATTCAAGTATAGAATGAAGTTTAATGTTGGCGGAAAACCATACATTAAATATAGATATATAATTCAAAAACAGACAAAAGTTCAAAAGTTAAAAGAGCTAATTAATGTACTTGAAAAAATCAATGGTTTTCAGTTTGATGATTTTGTACTATAATAGGATTTGACCAAAAAAATAAGGAGTGGATTAAATGAGTTTTAAAAAGAGTAGCATTATGCTACTAGTGATAGTTTTGTTACTAGGAGTAGCTTTAGTAGGATGTCAATCAAATACATCAAAAGACGAAAGTAATGTAAGTAAAACAGAAAATGTTGCAATTGATGATAATACAGTTGCAATTGTAAATGGAGAAGCAATTTCAAAAGAAAAATTCAATAAGAGTTTTGCTTTGATTGAAAAAAATTACAATGATTTGTACGGAGATACTATATGGACTACAGAAGTACAAGGAAAAACTGTAAAACAAATTGTAAAAGGTGAAATTTTAGATAATTTAATTACAGAAAAAATAATTGTTGACTTCACAAAAGATACTGGTTTTGTTCCAAGTGAGGAAGATGTTAATACTTCATATGGTAAATTTGAAGATTCAATTAAAGAAAAAGATGATATGAAATTATTTTATGAAAATAATGGCATTGATGAAACTTTTATAAAAAATGAAATAAAAGCACAACTCTTTAACAATGAATTTAAAAGATTAATTTCTGAAGATACTAAATTAAATAGTGATGAACTAGAAAAATTATATAAAACTTATCCAGTTCAGGTTGAAGCAGCTCATATTTTAGTTGACACAGAGGAAACTGCTAAAGAAGTTATGACTAAGCTAAAAGCAGGAGAAGATTTTGCTGCTCTTGCAAAAGAGTATTCAAAAGATCCAGGTTCGGCAGAAAAAGGCGGAGAACTTGGATATTTTCCAAGAGGGGTAATGGTTCCAGAATTTGAAAATGTTGCTTTTTCAACACCTGTAGGTGAAACTAGTGATATTGTAAAATCTAAATTTGGATATCATATAATTAAAGTTGAAGGTTTAAAAACTGTTCAAGATATGATTGATGGTGGTAGTAGTGATGCAGAAATTCAAACTTATAAAACTTCAATTGAGTCAAATGTTGTAAAAGAAGCATATGATAAAAAAGTAGAGTCTTTAAAAACTCTTGCTAAAATACAAAAAAACGATAAAGTAGTAAATGAATAAATTAAATTTATTGAATTTTAGGGCAAACTCAACTAATTATTTTATTAGTTGAGTTTGCTTTTTTCTGTTATTAACTAATATATAAAATTAGATTACAATAGTGAAATCTAACTATTAAAAACAGAAAAATTCTGATAAAATCAATTTGTGATAATAAATATTATGATTACATATAAATAGAGATATAAACTATGCATTTGGGGGATTTAATGAGTAAGAAAAAATCAAATTCTTTTGTAAAAGGGGCTGCAATACTTGGAATTGCAGCAGTTGTAATAAAATTAATGGGAGCATTTTTTAGAATACCACTTGGTAATATGATTGGTGATATGGGTATGAGTTATTATCAAAGTGCTTATCCTATATATAATTATTTGCTAGTTATTTCTACAGCAGGTATACCAACTGCTATAGCAAAAATAATTTCAGAAAAAATTGCACTTGGTGATCATTTAGGAGCAGACAAAGTTTTGAAAACTTCTTTGTCTATGATGTTAATAGTAGGATCTATTTTTGCATTATCTCTAGTAATATTTTCAGGAAATATTGTTTCTTATGTTAAAAATCCTAATGCCATATATTCAATTTTAGCTATAACCCCTGCAATATTTTTTGTTT includes:
- the pth gene encoding aminoacyl-tRNA hydrolase produces the protein MYIVVGLGNPGKKYSGTKHNIGFETIDYMARKYDIKVIKSKHKALIGEGIIENEKVIFVKPQTFMNLSGESVMKIVNYYDIPLDKLILIYDDIDTELGKIRIRKKGSAGTHNGMKNIIYLLNDDNFTRIRIGIGKPSRDLVDYVLSGFKKEEIPLIEESVITASNAVASILKDDVDKAMNLYNKR
- the mfd gene encoding transcription-repair coupling factor, encoding MKKTFYNSISKSKEFLEINKSLKEGISPIYLHGLWSSVSAHLISAITNKGKKNTVIIVSDEIEAKLIEDDLKMFYKDVYRFPHREITFFDSFAHSRQIENKRIETINNIVIGSKGIFILTIDSIMQNVSSIEKYKNSILFDFSSTYDLEKLLIKLIEFGYERTELVESLGQFSIRGGILDIYSPMHEFPIRIEFFDDEIDSIRYFDLTNQLSIDKIDEAIIYVAREDILLEKEKIKLICALEKISSKEKTNAKVNELLDNLKNNIVINNLINYIGLIDDEKNTILDYFDNDSIVFFVNPLKIKEKAKFIREDFVENFKNNLENKKAFKEQSEIIMNFEFIVKKILKHKVVALDTIKKQINFLKFEEILKFNTIEAPLYHSKMDNFCKDIESFKYRGYKIIIVLNGNEKCERFKVELEDRGITANVDYEFFNEILTSQITIGSGELREGYILSTFKLIVLTEKEIFGLDNSRRIRKKRSKDRIIKSFNELTVGSYVVHENHGIGKYIGIDQLSVDGMKKDYLKIKYSGEDFLYIPVEQMDSLQKYIGSNEDKTKLSKMGGSEWKKSKTKVKKAIEDITEELMKLYSARSKQKGFVFSKDTEWQNQFESIFPYQETEDQLKCIEEIKSDMEKELPMERLLCGDVGYGKTEVAIRAVFKAVMDSKQVAILVPTTILAQQHYTNLVERFSKFPVRVDMLSRFRTKKQQDVIIENVRTGVVDVIIGTHRILSKDMEFKDLGLLIIDEEQRFGVKHKEKIKHLKKSVDVLSLTATPIPRTLHMSLIGIRDMSVIEDPPLDRYPIQTYVVEFDDNLIAEAISREVSRGGQVYFVHNRVNDIDKITLKLQSMVQGVDIRYAHGQMSERKLEKIMIDFTNKEFDVLVCTTIIETGLDIANTNTIIINNADKMGLSQLYQLRGRVGRSNRIAYAYLMYQKDKVLTEVAEKRLKALKEFTELGAGFKISMKDLEIRGTGNILGSQQHGHLASIGYEMYCKMLEESVSAAKGEIVVKPIETLVEFNINAYIPDDFVTVEEHKLDLYKKISSVRGREDCNKIEEEIEDRFGTLPQSVYNLIEISYAKSLGQTLRILVIRESDDGFSLKLDQSTPIDPRTIEKCFDEFKYRMKFNVGGKPYIKYRYIIQKQTKVQKLKELINVLEKINGFQFDDFVL
- a CDS encoding peptidylprolyl isomerase; the protein is MSFKKSSIMLLVIVLLLGVALVGCQSNTSKDESNVSKTENVAIDDNTVAIVNGEAISKEKFNKSFALIEKNYNDLYGDTIWTTEVQGKTVKQIVKGEILDNLITEKIIVDFTKDTGFVPSEEDVNTSYGKFEDSIKEKDDMKLFYENNGIDETFIKNEIKAQLFNNEFKRLISEDTKLNSDELEKLYKTYPVQVEAAHILVDTEETAKEVMTKLKAGEDFAALAKEYSKDPGSAEKGGELGYFPRGVMVPEFENVAFSTPVGETSDIVKSKFGYHIIKVEGLKTVQDMIDGGSSDAEIQTYKTSIESNVVKEAYDKKVESLKTLAKIQKNDKVVNE